One window of Camelus dromedarius isolate mCamDro1 chromosome 18, mCamDro1.pat, whole genome shotgun sequence genomic DNA carries:
- the DSTN gene encoding destrin, protein MASGVQVADEVCRIFYDMKVRKCSTPEEIKKRKKAVIFCLSADKKCIIVEEGKEILVGDVGVTITDPFKHFVGMLPEKDCRYALYDASFETKESRKEELMFFLWAPELAPLKSKMIYASSKDAIKKKFQGIKHECQANGPEDLNRACIAEKLGGSLIVAFEGCPV, encoded by the exons ATG GCCTCAGGAGTGCAAGTTGCTGATGAAGTATGCCGCATTTTTTATGACATGAAAGTTCGGAAGTGTTCCACACcagaagaaatcaagaaaagaaagaaggctgTCATTTTTTGTCTCAGTGCAGACAAAAAGTGCATCATTGTAGAAGAAGGCAAAGAGATCTTGGTTGGAGATGTTGGTGTAACCATAACCGATCCTTTCAAGCATTTCGTGGGAATGCTTCCTGAAAAAGATTGTCGCTATGCTTTGTATGATGCAAGCTTTGAAACCAAGGAATCCAGAAAAGAGGAGTTGATGTTTTTTTTGTG GGCACCAGAACTAGCACCTCTGAAAAGCAAAATGATCTATGCAAGCTCCAAGGATGCGatcaaaaagaaatttcaag GGATAAAACACGAATGTCAAGCAAATGGACCAGAAGACCTCAACCGGGCTTGTATTGCGGAAAAGCTAGGTGGATCCTTAATTGTAGCTTTTGAAGGATGCCCTGTGTAG